One window from the genome of Pseudoalteromonas sp. '520P1 No. 423' encodes:
- the ltaE gene encoding low-specificity L-threonine aldolase gives MIDFRSDTVTRPCTSMKQAMFDAQLGDDVYSDDPTVNALERWTATTHEFESAIFCSSGTQANLLALMSHCERGDEYLCGQQAHNYKFEGGGAAVLGSIQPQPVENENDGTLCFKKLESYIKPLDPHFARTKLLSLENTINGKVLPLSYLAQAREFTTKHQLQLHLDGARVYNAKIALDVNITEISKHFDSMTICLSKGLGAPIGSLLLGSKELISKARRWRKVLGGGMRQAGILAAAAKVALIQNVEKLKQDHANALYLAHSLADIEGINVNTKHVQTNMVFFKLDKPEAINNIVQTLKEKNILITTGNPVRLVTHLDITKQDIDIFIKELKTLLEN, from the coding sequence ATGATAGATTTTCGCTCTGACACTGTTACTCGCCCTTGTACTTCCATGAAGCAAGCTATGTTTGATGCCCAATTGGGTGATGATGTTTATAGCGATGATCCGACTGTTAATGCGTTAGAGCGATGGACAGCTACAACCCATGAATTTGAATCGGCTATTTTTTGTAGTTCAGGCACACAAGCAAATTTACTCGCTTTAATGTCACATTGTGAGCGAGGTGATGAATACTTATGTGGTCAACAAGCCCATAATTATAAATTTGAAGGCGGTGGTGCTGCAGTTTTAGGTTCAATTCAACCACAACCCGTTGAAAATGAAAACGATGGTACATTATGCTTTAAAAAACTTGAAAGTTATATTAAACCGTTAGATCCCCATTTTGCCAGAACTAAGCTTCTGAGCTTAGAAAATACCATTAATGGTAAAGTACTTCCGCTTAGTTATCTTGCACAAGCACGTGAGTTTACCACTAAACATCAACTGCAATTACATCTAGATGGTGCGAGAGTTTACAACGCTAAGATCGCGCTTGATGTGAATATTACTGAAATATCGAAACATTTTGATTCAATGACAATTTGTTTATCTAAAGGTTTAGGTGCGCCAATTGGTTCATTATTACTAGGTTCAAAAGAACTCATATCAAAAGCCAGAAGATGGAGAAAAGTGCTCGGTGGTGGCATGCGCCAAGCCGGTATTTTAGCTGCTGCGGCTAAAGTCGCTTTGATACAAAATGTCGAAAAGTTAAAACAAGATCATGCTAATGCGTTGTATTTAGCTCATTCTTTAGCAGATATTGAAGGGATAAATGTTAATACAAAACATGTGCAAACCAATATGGTTTTTTTTAAACTAGATAAACCAGAAGCTATCAACAATATTGTACAAACACTTAAAGAAAAGAATATTTTAATTACTACAGGTAATCCAGTGCGCCTTGTGACGCACTTAGATATCACTAAACAAGATATAGATATTTTTATTAAAGAATTAAAAACATTGTTAGAAAATTAA
- a CDS encoding YaiI/YqxD family protein, whose translation MKIWVDADACPVVIKDILFRAADRKQIQVTLVANQYIKTPPSRFINQIQVSSGFDVADDEIVKRMQANDLVITGDIPLAAEVIEKEGIALNPRGELYTTENIKQRLNIRDFMDTMRSSGIQTGGQAPLSQTDRQNFANNLDRILAKA comes from the coding sequence ATGAAAATTTGGGTTGATGCAGATGCATGCCCTGTGGTTATTAAAGATATATTATTTAGAGCCGCAGATAGGAAACAAATACAAGTCACTTTAGTTGCAAATCAATATATTAAAACACCCCCATCTCGTTTTATTAATCAAATTCAAGTTTCTTCTGGTTTTGATGTTGCTGATGATGAAATCGTTAAAAGAATGCAAGCCAATGATCTCGTGATCACAGGTGATATTCCATTAGCAGCTGAAGTTATCGAAAAAGAGGGTATTGCACTTAATCCAAGAGGCGAGCTTTATACCACCGAGAATATTAAACAGCGATTAAACATTCGTGATTTTATGGATACTATGCGTTCAAGTGGTATACAAACTGGTGGTCAAGCACCACTTAGTCAAACAGACAGACAAAACTTTGCCAATAATTTAGATAGAATATTGGCAAAGGCTTAA
- a CDS encoding LytTR family DNA-binding domain-containing protein, giving the protein MNSIKTIIVDDEPLARKGLAVRLKDFSEIDIIQLCKNGNEAIEACQSQQVDLIFLDIQMPGKNGFEVVKALVEFSTNMPAIVFVTAFDQYAVNAFENHALDYLLKPVDDNRLKQAVDKVQSFFKTQQDNVHKNKLANFVAGLTGNNYEEILEKLATGAKIEEKRFPESIAVKEQGEIVRVPTGTIQWVDAAGDYMCLHTNDGKTHILRKTMKELEAELDPKLFVRVHRSAIVNTKQISKLVTQVSGEYQIVLDNGQELKVSRSYRDKVKAALAS; this is encoded by the coding sequence ATGAATAGTATCAAAACAATAATTGTTGATGATGAGCCACTTGCACGTAAAGGTTTGGCAGTAAGACTAAAAGATTTTAGCGAAATCGACATCATACAGTTATGTAAAAATGGCAACGAAGCAATTGAAGCTTGCCAATCACAGCAAGTAGATTTGATTTTTTTAGATATTCAAATGCCCGGGAAAAATGGCTTTGAGGTAGTTAAAGCGTTAGTTGAATTTTCAACAAATATGCCAGCAATTGTTTTTGTGACGGCATTTGATCAGTATGCAGTAAATGCATTTGAAAACCATGCTTTAGATTACCTACTAAAACCCGTGGATGATAACAGACTAAAACAGGCGGTAGATAAGGTGCAAAGTTTTTTTAAAACTCAGCAAGATAATGTTCATAAAAATAAATTAGCAAATTTTGTTGCTGGGTTAACTGGTAATAATTATGAAGAGATCTTAGAAAAACTAGCAACTGGAGCAAAAATTGAAGAAAAGCGCTTCCCAGAATCAATTGCTGTAAAAGAGCAAGGTGAAATAGTACGAGTACCCACTGGCACCATACAATGGGTTGATGCCGCAGGTGATTATATGTGTTTACATACCAATGATGGTAAAACACATATCTTACGTAAAACGATGAAAGAACTTGAAGCTGAGCTAGATCCTAAGCTATTCGTACGTGTGCACAGAAGCGCAATCGTTAATACTAAGCAAATTAGCAAGCTAGTGACCCAAGTCAGCGGAGAGTACCAGATAGTTTTAGATAATGGTCAAGAACTAAAGGTAAGTCGAAGCTATCGAGATAAAGTAAAAGCGGCTTTAGCGAGCTAG
- a CDS encoding sensor histidine kinase, whose translation MNWQQLVDNRQRFFWVLQVSGWIGYALLNYIGSKVFEMRDIYIFVIILNAYAGCLMTIPLRYLYRKVWNAGPWVLITVVFTSSYITGTLWSVLQKFNLWEIYRHGFRPDEWFYYFQQGLDSVYIILCWSGLYFGIKYYQLLQSERQKSLKALNMAHEAQLKMLRYQLNPHFLFNTLNAISTLILIEENKNANQMVSKLSGFLRYTLNTDPIKKVPLEKELYALKLYLEIEEVRFEDRLTVNVEISDTAKEALVPSMILQPIIENSIKYAIANTISGGTIEIKAQIFANELLLEVVDNGPGAEIEDGQLTKISGVGIANTKDRLKTLYENNYSFVLSNNEPSGLKVNIRIPYERISKKAMPNE comes from the coding sequence TTGAACTGGCAGCAATTAGTAGATAACCGACAACGATTTTTTTGGGTTTTACAAGTATCTGGTTGGATAGGATATGCCCTATTAAATTACATAGGCTCAAAAGTATTTGAGATGCGGGATATTTATATCTTTGTCATCATACTAAATGCTTATGCGGGCTGTCTGATGACGATTCCTCTTAGATATTTATATCGAAAAGTATGGAATGCCGGCCCTTGGGTATTGATAACAGTCGTATTCACCTCTTCATATATTACAGGAACGCTATGGTCGGTTCTGCAAAAATTCAATCTGTGGGAAATATATAGACATGGCTTTAGGCCTGATGAATGGTTTTATTATTTTCAACAAGGTTTAGACTCTGTATACATCATTCTATGTTGGAGTGGTTTATATTTTGGTATTAAGTACTATCAACTATTGCAAAGTGAAAGACAAAAATCACTTAAAGCATTAAATATGGCGCATGAAGCACAATTAAAGATGCTGCGTTACCAACTAAATCCTCATTTTTTATTTAATACATTAAATGCCATTTCGACTTTAATTTTGATTGAAGAAAACAAAAATGCCAATCAAATGGTATCAAAATTAAGTGGCTTTTTAAGATACACTTTAAATACCGATCCGATTAAAAAAGTACCGCTAGAAAAAGAGCTGTATGCACTGAAACTCTATTTAGAAATAGAAGAAGTCAGATTTGAAGATCGGCTTACCGTTAATGTTGAAATAAGTGATACAGCAAAAGAAGCATTAGTGCCAAGTATGATTTTGCAACCCATTATTGAGAACTCAATTAAATACGCCATTGCAAACACCATAAGCGGTGGCACGATAGAAATTAAAGCCCAAATTTTTGCAAATGAACTATTGTTAGAAGTTGTAGATAATGGTCCAGGTGCAGAAATAGAAGACGGACAATTGACTAAAATATCAGGAGTAGGGATAGCAAATACAAAAGATCGACTAAAGACTCTTTACGAGAACAACTATTCGTTTGTATTATCTAATAATGAACCTTCAGGTTTAAAAGTTAATATCCGTATTCCGTATGAAAGAATTTCTAAAAAGGCAATGCCAAATGAATAG
- a CDS encoding SulP family inorganic anion transporter codes for MFNLLSKAPKSAKNDILSGLTVALALVPEAVAFAFVAGVEPLVGLYAAFIVGLIAAIVGGRPGMISGATGALAVVMVSLVAVHGVEYLFATVLLMGLLQILAGIFKLGKFIRMVPHPVMLGFVNGLAIVIFLAQLGQFKVMDEAGTLQWMQGEALYLMLGLIALTMAIIHFLPKLTTAIPSTLVAIVVVTGLVFGLDLESRTVLDFLKDMTGDMNATIAGGLPTFHIPVVPFTLETLYIILPYALILAAIGLIESLLTLTLIDEITQTRGNGNRECIGQGAANVTCGMFGAMGGCAMIGQSMININSGGRSRLSGISAAIILLAFILVGSSLIEMIPLAALVGVMFMVVLGTFEWSSLRIIKKVPKSDAFVIILVSAVTVATDLAIAVCVGVIVSALVFAWEHAKHIYTNSYIDENGSKVYELHGPIFFGSVNNFLELFDVKNDPKDIIIEFKYSRVTDHSAIEAIDTLVERYAATGKTLHLRHLSEDCKELLTKAADLVEVNVIEDPKYKVADNRLG; via the coding sequence ATGTTTAATTTGCTGTCAAAAGCTCCAAAATCAGCTAAAAACGATATTTTATCGGGTCTAACTGTTGCACTTGCATTGGTTCCAGAGGCTGTTGCCTTTGCCTTTGTTGCAGGTGTTGAACCTCTTGTAGGTCTATACGCTGCGTTTATCGTAGGTTTAATTGCTGCTATTGTTGGTGGCCGCCCAGGTATGATTTCAGGTGCAACAGGCGCACTTGCAGTAGTGATGGTGAGCTTAGTTGCTGTACATGGTGTTGAATATCTATTTGCGACCGTATTGCTCATGGGTTTATTACAAATTCTGGCTGGTATATTTAAACTCGGTAAGTTTATTCGCATGGTGCCGCATCCAGTTATGCTCGGCTTTGTAAATGGTCTTGCGATTGTCATCTTTTTAGCGCAGTTAGGTCAGTTTAAAGTCATGGATGAAGCAGGCACATTACAGTGGATGCAAGGTGAAGCTTTATACTTAATGTTAGGCTTAATTGCATTAACGATGGCAATTATCCATTTCTTACCAAAGTTAACGACAGCAATTCCATCAACACTTGTTGCCATTGTAGTGGTAACAGGTTTAGTGTTTGGTTTAGACCTTGAATCTCGTACTGTACTTGATTTCTTAAAAGACATGACTGGTGATATGAATGCGACAATCGCTGGTGGTTTACCAACATTCCATATTCCAGTAGTACCATTCACACTTGAAACTTTATATATCATTTTGCCTTATGCATTAATTTTAGCTGCAATTGGTTTAATTGAATCATTATTAACGCTTACTTTAATTGATGAAATTACACAAACACGTGGTAATGGCAACAGAGAATGTATTGGCCAAGGCGCTGCAAATGTAACATGTGGTATGTTTGGTGCGATGGGTGGTTGTGCCATGATTGGACAATCTATGATAAACATTAATTCAGGTGGACGTAGCCGTTTATCGGGTATTAGTGCTGCAATAATCTTACTTGCGTTTATTCTTGTAGGTTCTAGCCTAATTGAAATGATCCCATTAGCTGCGTTAGTGGGTGTAATGTTTATGGTTGTATTAGGCACATTTGAATGGTCAAGTCTCCGTATCATCAAGAAAGTACCAAAGTCAGATGCTTTCGTAATTATTCTAGTGTCAGCAGTGACTGTTGCAACTGATTTAGCCATTGCAGTATGTGTGGGTGTGATTGTATCTGCATTAGTATTTGCTTGGGAACACGCTAAGCACATTTACACAAATTCATATATAGATGAGAATGGTTCTAAAGTTTATGAATTACATGGTCCTATCTTTTTTGGTTCAGTTAATAACTTTTTAGAGCTTTTTGATGTTAAAAATGATCCAAAAGATATCATCATTGAATTCAAATATAGCCGCGTAACAGATCACAGCGCGATTGAAGCAATTGATACTTTAGTTGAACGCTATGCTGCAACAGGTAAAACTTTGCATTTACGCCACTTAAGTGAAGATTGTAAAGAGCTTTTAACAAAAGCGGCAGACTTAGTTGAAGTGAATGTAATTGAAGATCCTAAATATAAAGTGGCAGATAACCGTTTAGGCTAA
- a CDS encoding peroxiredoxin family protein, giving the protein MTLLQTMASKLILLSLVVFTHLSFAESIDIGPDIGLKAPLLVALDKKGQHVSTKSLTGENGLIILFFRSADWCPFCQKHLIEFNEQAKNLKSLGYGLAAISYDNARVLNTFSKEHKISYPLLSDIDAKTMKNYDILNKQYQAGSSHYGIPYPGVVVIDSQGKVTHKHFFEGYKKRVKFTKLYNSLKTL; this is encoded by the coding sequence ATGACACTATTACAAACAATGGCATCAAAGCTCATTTTGCTTAGCTTAGTTGTTTTTACGCATTTGAGCTTTGCTGAATCAATTGATATAGGGCCAGACATTGGTTTAAAAGCACCATTACTAGTCGCTTTAGATAAAAAAGGGCAACACGTTTCAACTAAATCTTTAACTGGTGAAAACGGGCTTATAATCTTATTTTTTCGTTCAGCAGATTGGTGTCCATTTTGTCAAAAACATTTAATAGAATTTAATGAGCAAGCTAAAAACCTTAAAAGTCTAGGCTATGGATTAGCCGCAATTTCTTACGATAATGCACGAGTGCTTAATACTTTCTCAAAAGAGCATAAGATTAGTTATCCTCTATTATCAGATATTGATGCTAAAACCATGAAGAATTACGATATTTTAAATAAGCAATATCAGGCCGGAAGCTCACATTACGGTATTCCATATCCTGGTGTTGTTGTAATCGATAGTCAGGGAAAAGTAACACATAAACATTTTTTTGAAGGTTATAAAAAGCGGGTTAAATTTACTAAATTATATAACAGTTTAAAGACGTTATAA
- a CDS encoding Lrp/AsnC family transcriptional regulator, which produces MSLNQVDRQILSLLQQDASLSTAEIADKVGLSQSPCWRRISRLEQEGFINGKVALLDPKMLGFDMLVYAHVRLSDHSSDKLAEFERLIMSYEQVTECYSMAGTMDFMLRIISKGIEGYEHFVRDNLLCLDYVQEVHSNVTMTCVKRTTSLPL; this is translated from the coding sequence ATGTCATTAAATCAAGTGGATCGCCAAATCCTTTCTTTGTTACAACAAGATGCAAGCTTATCTACAGCTGAAATTGCCGACAAAGTAGGTCTATCACAATCACCTTGTTGGCGCCGTATTTCAAGGTTAGAGCAAGAAGGTTTTATTAACGGCAAAGTCGCTTTGCTAGACCCTAAAATGCTTGGTTTTGATATGTTAGTGTATGCCCATGTGCGTTTGTCAGATCATAGCAGCGATAAACTCGCAGAGTTCGAACGCTTGATCATGAGCTACGAGCAAGTAACTGAATGTTACTCTATGGCAGGCACTATGGATTTCATGCTGAGAATAATTTCAAAAGGTATAGAAGGCTATGAGCATTTTGTTCGTGATAATTTATTATGCTTAGACTATGTGCAAGAAGTACATTCGAATGTCACTATGACATGTGTGAAACGTACTACTTCATTACCATTGTAA
- a CDS encoding M14 family zinc carboxypeptidase: protein MFSSLLKTPSVVFSTCALVSSFSAISAVSTDAHLPPLIKWQGQSESLMTTSGDLLTDFEKSLGKVSPNYQQTMVYLDKLALSNKKQFSITTIGLSSQNRDIKMLIASENGDLDNDKPTVLLQAGIHSGEIDGKDASFMLLRDISEGKRHDILKRVNILFIPILNVDGHERSSRFNRINQRGPVEMGFRTNSKNLNLNRDYTKLDTPGVKAIAEVVNKYNPNLYVDIHVTDGADYQYDITYGYMPTSASESPLISKVLEEKFKPLLDNKLAKSGHIPGPLVFVMNKRDFKQGLAGWVATPRYSNGWGDLRNLPTILVENHSLKPYKQRVLGTYIFIDGIIDALSKYDTELASAVKYEQTHLPEQLVVQRGYSKQADLMSFKGIKYETFHSELSDHKEVRYIGEKIQYDNLPIYWQKEVKAKVKVPKAYYIPSQYKNIVTKLKLQGIEVTQVNAKLEGLKQASVTEFEFDKLPFEGRMRVSASFEYKKLPQTHLDNWYKVETAQALGKLAVHLLQPEAPDSFFQWGDFNTIFQRTEYVENYALVPFANDMLEANPEIAKAFKHKLATDSDFNKSEKARLNWLYQQTPFYDKGYLKYPVLIQSN from the coding sequence ATGTTTTCGTCTTTATTAAAAACACCTTCAGTTGTATTTTCTACCTGTGCACTCGTTTCGTCATTTTCGGCTATCAGTGCTGTTTCAACTGATGCACATTTACCGCCTCTTATAAAATGGCAAGGCCAAAGCGAAAGTCTGATGACAACAAGCGGTGATCTTTTAACAGATTTTGAAAAATCTTTAGGTAAAGTGTCACCTAACTATCAACAAACGATGGTTTATCTAGATAAGCTGGCATTAAGTAACAAAAAACAGTTTTCAATTACAACAATTGGTTTGAGCTCTCAAAACCGCGACATAAAAATGTTGATAGCAAGTGAAAATGGTGATCTTGATAATGATAAACCAACGGTACTATTACAGGCAGGTATTCATTCAGGTGAAATAGACGGTAAAGACGCAAGTTTTATGCTGCTTAGAGATATCAGTGAAGGTAAAAGACATGATATATTAAAGCGCGTTAATATCCTATTTATCCCAATATTGAATGTTGATGGTCATGAGCGTAGTAGTCGGTTTAACCGTATAAACCAAAGAGGCCCAGTTGAAATGGGCTTTAGAACAAATAGCAAAAACCTTAATTTAAACCGAGATTACACTAAACTAGATACCCCAGGTGTCAAAGCGATTGCTGAAGTTGTTAATAAATACAATCCAAATTTATATGTCGATATACACGTCACTGACGGTGCTGATTATCAATACGACATCACGTATGGCTATATGCCAACTTCCGCTAGCGAATCACCGCTTATTTCAAAAGTGTTAGAAGAAAAATTCAAACCATTATTAGATAACAAACTTGCTAAATCAGGTCATATTCCAGGCCCGTTAGTGTTTGTAATGAACAAACGCGATTTTAAACAAGGTTTAGCGGGTTGGGTTGCAACACCAAGATATTCAAACGGTTGGGGCGACTTAAGAAACTTACCGACTATTCTTGTTGAAAATCACTCTTTAAAGCCATACAAACAACGTGTTTTAGGCACATATATATTTATTGATGGCATTATTGATGCCTTATCAAAATATGATACTGAGCTCGCAAGTGCAGTAAAATATGAACAAACACATTTACCTGAACAACTTGTTGTACAAAGAGGTTATAGCAAACAAGCCGATTTAATGTCATTTAAAGGTATTAAATATGAAACATTCCACAGTGAATTAAGTGATCATAAAGAAGTGAGATATATCGGCGAAAAAATTCAATACGATAATTTACCGATTTATTGGCAAAAGGAAGTAAAAGCTAAAGTAAAAGTACCAAAGGCATATTACATTCCATCACAGTACAAAAATATAGTGACTAAACTGAAACTTCAGGGTATTGAAGTAACACAAGTTAACGCTAAACTTGAAGGTTTAAAACAAGCAAGCGTAACAGAGTTTGAATTTGATAAATTGCCATTTGAAGGCAGAATGCGTGTATCTGCCAGTTTTGAATATAAAAAATTGCCGCAAACTCATTTAGATAATTGGTATAAAGTTGAAACAGCACAAGCCTTAGGTAAATTGGCTGTACACTTATTACAACCTGAAGCACCTGACTCATTTTTTCAGTGGGGAGATTTTAATACTATATTTCAACGCACTGAATATGTTGAAAATTATGCTTTAGTACCTTTTGCTAATGATATGCTGGAAGCTAACCCTGAGATAGCTAAAGCGTTTAAGCATAAATTAGCAACAGATAGCGACTTTAATAAAAGTGAAAAAGCACGACTTAATTGGCTTTATCAACAAACGCCTTTTTACGATAAAGGTTATTTAAAATATCCTGTTTTAATACAAAGTAATTAA
- a CDS encoding ABC transporter substrate-binding protein, which translates to MFKNLLYIFLLSSLSISMKVHAKDKITLSVDNYPPYIDGRKNNKGKLAKIVTEIFKMQGYKVKYQFMSWPETELAITQGNSFSFMWYKTEQRTKNWIFSVPITSLNTSLLYRKNTKLKLERIDQLRRYSIGITKGYSYGDYFDDYKSQLKLVSSISDYEGIKKLLAGETDLLLIEPLVAKSLLEDWFSDEVDNTKLSYVNYLSNQPIYLVCSQQYVSCGYLMQKFNFALRELKASNTLIIE; encoded by the coding sequence ATGTTTAAAAATTTATTATATATTTTTTTACTTTCATCTTTGTCTATTTCAATGAAAGTGCATGCTAAAGATAAGATTACTTTAAGTGTTGATAATTATCCGCCTTATATAGATGGGCGCAAAAATAACAAAGGAAAATTAGCTAAAATAGTCACTGAAATATTTAAGATGCAAGGGTATAAAGTAAAGTATCAATTTATGAGTTGGCCAGAGACTGAGCTTGCTATCACGCAAGGTAATAGTTTTTCATTTATGTGGTATAAAACAGAGCAACGGACAAAGAACTGGATATTCTCCGTTCCCATTACCTCACTCAATACCAGTTTGTTGTATCGTAAAAATACAAAACTTAAACTAGAGCGTATAGATCAACTTCGTCGCTATTCAATTGGTATAACAAAAGGGTACAGCTACGGCGACTATTTTGATGATTACAAATCGCAATTAAAATTAGTTTCGAGTATTTCTGATTATGAAGGGATAAAGAAACTATTAGCGGGAGAAACAGATCTCTTATTAATTGAGCCACTGGTCGCGAAAAGTTTGCTTGAAGACTGGTTTTCTGATGAAGTTGATAATACAAAATTAAGTTATGTTAATTATTTATCGAATCAACCAATCTATTTGGTTTGTAGTCAACAATATGTATCTTGTGGCTATTTAATGCAAAAATTCAATTTTGCGTTGAGAGAATTAAAAGCCAGTAATACATTAATTATAGAGTAG
- a CDS encoding SDR family oxidoreductase — protein sequence MKKSILITGCSSGIGLYCAQKLHEQGYNVIASCRKQSDVDKLKSLGLTCIQLDLANSESINQGFKHALSLLNGKLDILFNNGAYGQPGAVEDLSTDALRHQFETNLFGWHELTLLALKHMRQSNSGRIIQNSSVLGLIALPYRGAYNASKFALEGLTDTLRMELKETNIQISLIEPGPIKSQFRVNALKAFNEHIDVANSYHKDNYLLQQQRLEKQTKSSAFTLEPEAVYKCLYHAIEHKKAKPRYYVTFPTYLFGYLKRFISTNMLDKLLYKSK from the coding sequence ATGAAAAAATCTATTTTAATTACAGGCTGCTCTTCGGGTATTGGTTTATATTGTGCTCAAAAACTCCATGAGCAGGGCTATAATGTAATTGCTAGCTGCAGAAAACAAAGTGATGTTGATAAGTTAAAAAGCCTAGGTTTAACCTGTATCCAATTAGATTTGGCCAATAGTGAGAGTATCAATCAAGGTTTCAAACATGCTTTAAGCCTGCTTAACGGTAAACTAGACATATTATTTAACAACGGTGCATATGGACAACCTGGTGCTGTTGAGGACTTATCAACTGATGCACTAAGGCACCAGTTTGAAACAAACTTATTTGGCTGGCACGAATTGACATTATTAGCGCTTAAACATATGAGGCAATCAAACTCTGGTCGCATTATTCAAAACTCATCCGTGTTAGGTTTAATCGCTCTGCCCTATCGCGGCGCTTATAATGCCAGTAAATTCGCATTAGAAGGCTTAACCGATACATTAAGAATGGAGCTGAAAGAGACTAATATACAAATTAGTTTAATAGAGCCTGGCCCAATAAAATCTCAATTTCGAGTCAATGCGTTAAAAGCATTCAATGAACATATAGACGTAGCCAATAGCTATCACAAAGACAATTATTTATTACAGCAACAAAGATTAGAAAAACAGACTAAGAGCAGTGCTTTTACCTTAGAGCCAGAAGCGGTTTATAAATGTTTATATCATGCAATTGAGCATAAAAAGGCGAAACCCAGATATTATGTGACATTCCCAACATATTTATTTGGTTATTTAAAACGATTCATTTCAACCAATATGCTAGATAAATTATTATATAAGAGTAAATAA
- the rplT gene encoding 50S ribosomal protein L20 has protein sequence MARVKRGVIARQRHKKVLKQAKGYYGARSRVYRVAFQAVTKAGQYAYRDRRAKKRTFRRLWIARINAAARQNGLSYSRFINGLKKTSVEIDRKILADIAVYDQVAFTALVNKAKEGLAA, from the coding sequence ATGGCAAGAGTTAAACGCGGTGTTATCGCACGTCAACGTCACAAGAAAGTATTAAAACAAGCTAAAGGTTATTACGGAGCACGTTCACGTGTTTACCGCGTAGCTTTTCAGGCAGTAACTAAAGCGGGTCAATACGCTTACCGCGATCGTCGCGCTAAGAAACGTACTTTCCGTCGTCTTTGGATTGCACGTATCAATGCTGCTGCACGTCAAAATGGTCTTTCTTACAGCCGTTTCATCAACGGTCTTAAGAAAACTTCTGTAGAAATCGATCGTAAGATCCTTGCAGATATCGCTGTTTATGACCAAGTTGCTTTCACTGCTTTAGTAAATAAAGCAAAAGAAGGTTTAGCTGCTTAA
- the rpmI gene encoding 50S ribosomal protein L35, whose product MGYKLKSHSGAAKRFKKTASGGFKRKQSHLRHILTKKSSKRKAHLRPKTMVHKNDHGLVSRMLPFA is encoded by the coding sequence ATGGGCTATAAGCTTAAAAGCCACAGTGGCGCTGCTAAGCGTTTTAAAAAGACTGCTTCTGGCGGTTTTAAACGTAAACAATCGCATCTTCGTCATATTTTGACTAAGAAATCTTCTAAGCGTAAGGCTCACTTACGTCCTAAGACAATGGTTCATAAAAATGACCATGGTCTTGTTTCACGTATGTTACCATTCGCTTAA
- the infC gene encoding translation initiation factor IF-3 has product MEEGPIRGGKKNQQAAQKHKLNDDITAREVRLIGLDNEKIGIVTLAEAFAKADESGVDLVEISPNAEPPVCRVMDYGKFLFEESKAQKEQKKKQKQVQIKEIKFRPGTDEGDYQIKLRNLTKFLEAGDKAKITIRFRGREMAHQDIGITLLNRIKDDLQEIAQVESFPRRAEGRQMVMMMSPVAKK; this is encoded by the coding sequence TTGGAGGAAGGTCCCATTAGAGGCGGCAAAAAAAATCAACAAGCAGCTCAAAAGCATAAGCTAAACGATGATATCACAGCTAGAGAAGTTCGATTAATCGGTTTAGACAACGAAAAAATTGGCATTGTAACGCTTGCAGAAGCATTTGCAAAAGCAGATGAAAGCGGCGTTGATTTAGTTGAAATTAGCCCTAATGCCGAACCACCAGTATGTAGGGTGATGGATTACGGCAAATTCTTGTTCGAAGAGAGCAAAGCTCAAAAAGAACAAAAGAAAAAGCAAAAACAAGTTCAAATAAAAGAAATCAAATTCCGTCCAGGTACTGACGAAGGCGATTACCAGATAAAACTTCGTAACTTAACTAAGTTCCTAGAAGCTGGTGATAAAGCTAAAATTACAATTCGTTTCCGTGGACGTGAAATGGCTCACCAAGACATTGGTATCACTTTATTAAATCGTATTAAAGACGATTTACAAGAGATAGCACAAGTTGAATCATTCCCAAGACGTGCCGAAGGCCGTCAAATGGTCATGATGATGTCTCCAGTAGCTAAAAAGTAA